One segment of Streptomyces roseifaciens DNA contains the following:
- a CDS encoding M48 family metallopeptidase has translation MSDSSNGSNGHAPGERLPGRQRKRFPDVSSRAYEHPADRSALVALRKLSGFDTVFKALSALLPERSLRLLFLSDSVRVGEQQFQHLHTMLLDACYILDLPKVPPMYVTQDPQPNAMCIGLDEPVIVVTTGLVELLDEEEMRAVVGHEVGHALSGHAVYRTILLFLTNFAVKVAWIPLGNVAIMAIVTALREWFRKSELSADRAGLLVGQDVRASMRGLMKIAGGNHLHEMNVDAFLAQAEEYEAGGDLRDSVLKIMNVLPRTHPFTTVRAAELKKWSESRDYQRIMDGHYPRRTEDKDTSVTDSLRESANHYAESVRSSKDPLMGLVRDIAGGAGDLGGRLKDVFTGRPAGPGGPANGSPKEGPEGPSEGGGKA, from the coding sequence ATGAGTGACAGCAGCAACGGCAGCAACGGCCACGCTCCCGGGGAGCGGCTACCGGGGCGGCAGCGCAAGCGCTTCCCGGACGTCTCCTCGCGCGCCTACGAGCACCCGGCGGACCGCTCCGCCCTGGTGGCGCTGCGCAAGCTGAGCGGCTTCGACACGGTCTTCAAGGCGCTCAGCGCGCTGCTGCCCGAGCGCAGCCTGCGCCTGCTGTTCCTGTCCGACTCGGTGCGCGTGGGCGAGCAGCAGTTCCAGCACCTGCACACGATGCTCCTGGACGCCTGCTACATCCTGGACCTGCCGAAGGTCCCGCCGATGTACGTCACCCAGGACCCGCAGCCCAACGCCATGTGCATCGGCCTGGACGAGCCCGTCATCGTCGTGACGACGGGCCTGGTCGAGCTGCTGGACGAGGAGGAGATGCGGGCCGTCGTCGGCCACGAGGTGGGGCACGCCCTGTCCGGGCACGCCGTCTACCGCACGATCCTGCTGTTCCTGACGAACTTCGCGGTCAAGGTGGCCTGGATCCCGCTGGGCAATGTCGCGATCATGGCGATCGTGACGGCCCTGCGCGAGTGGTTCCGCAAGTCGGAGCTGTCCGCGGACCGGGCGGGCCTGCTGGTCGGGCAGGACGTCCGGGCGTCGATGCGCGGCCTGATGAAGATCGCCGGCGGCAATCACCTGCACGAGATGAACGTGGACGCCTTCCTCGCCCAGGCCGAGGAGTACGAGGCGGGCGGGGACCTGCGCGACTCCGTCCTGAAGATCATGAACGTTCTGCCGCGCACCCACCCCTTCACCACGGTGCGAGCCGCCGAGCTGAAGAAGTGGTCCGAGAGCCGGGACTACCAGCGGATCATGGACGGGCACTACCCGCGGCGCACGGAGGACAAGGACACGTCGGTGACGGACTCCCTCCGGGAGTCCGCGAACCACTACGCGGAGTCGGTGCGGTCCAGCAAGGATCCGCTGATGGGGCTGGTGCGGGACATCGCCGGCGGAGCGGGGGACCTGGGCGGTCGGCTCAAGGACGTCTTCACCGGGCGCCCCGCGGGCCCGGGAGGCCCGGCGAACGGTTCCCCCAAGGAGGGC